The following are from one region of the Deltaproteobacteria bacterium genome:
- a CDS encoding lytic transglycosylase domain-containing protein, with protein sequence MAPPVPEGKGPRDPQAPLSSWTRVRSFDTAMRCEEGRLEVSTVAQATNDVGTEELADYSRCFHVDHLRRAGALLAPAGRPGRIRVEPTEYDALIREAAGRHDLEYALVKAVIRAESDFDRLAVSPKGARGLMQLMPATAAEHLVSNVFLPRENIEAGCRHLRELLDRYGYDLELALAAYNAGVRRVDECGGVPPIPETREYLERVLRYRLAYLEAAGTGVPPHPRPAARPAWRHQGS encoded by the coding sequence ATGGCTCCGCCGGTGCCCGAGGGGAAAGGGCCGCGGGATCCGCAGGCGCCGCTCTCGAGCTGGACCCGCGTCCGCTCCTTCGACACGGCGATGCGCTGCGAGGAAGGTCGCCTCGAGGTGAGCACCGTGGCGCAGGCGACGAACGATGTCGGCACCGAGGAGCTCGCGGACTACAGCCGCTGCTTCCACGTCGATCACCTGCGGAGGGCGGGTGCGCTGCTCGCGCCGGCGGGGAGGCCGGGCCGGATCCGCGTCGAGCCGACCGAGTACGATGCCCTGATCCGCGAGGCCGCCGGGCGTCACGACCTCGAGTACGCGCTCGTCAAGGCGGTGATCAGGGCCGAGTCCGACTTCGACCGTCTGGCGGTCTCGCCGAAGGGCGCCCGCGGCCTGATGCAGCTCATGCCCGCGACGGCGGCCGAGCACCTGGTGAGCAACGTCTTCCTGCCGCGCGAGAACATCGAGGCCGGCTGCCGGCACCTGCGCGAGCTGCTCGACCGCTACGGGTACGATCTCGAGCTGGCCCTCGCCGCCTACAACGCCGGCGTCCGCCGCGTGGACGAATGCGGCGGCGTGCCGCCGATTCCCGAGACGCGCGAGTACCTCGAGCGCGTGCTGCGCTACCGGCTCGCCTACCTGGAAGCGGCGGGAACGGGTGTCCCCCCGCATCCCCGACCGGCCGCGCGGCCCGCCTGGAGGCATCAGGGCTCGTAA